The following is a genomic window from Gammaproteobacteria bacterium.
GGAGGTGTCGCGCTTTGTTCACCCTGAGGTGGAGGCGGCGCTGAAACAGCGCCTGGGGTAAAATCCCGGTTTTTTTCTCAGAAACAGGAAGCAAGACCCCATGGCGCTGATGATCACCGAGGAATGCATCAATTGCGATGTATGCGAACCCGAATGCCCCAACGAGGCCATTTCCCAGGGGGAGGAGTACTACGTCATCAACCCGGATTTGTGCACCGAATGCGTGGGGCATTTCGACACGCCCCAGTGTGTGGAGGTCTGCCCGGTGGACTGCATCCCCAAGGATCCCGCGCGGCAGGAGAGCGAGGCCGAACTGCGGGAGAAGTACCGGCGTCTCGTCAGCGGAGGCTGAACAGGTCCTTGCTGCGGGGCAGCCAGCATTTCACTTCTAAGGAACAGGCAATGAGGCGGCCACTGGTTATTTTGGTTTTCTTGATGGCGGTGTTTCCCGCGGCCGCGGCGCCGCGTGTTCCCGCCGCCGCCGTGGCCAGCGCCCATCCCCTGGCCACCGAGGCGGGTCATGAGATCCTGGCCGCCGGGGGCAATGCCTTCGACGCCGCGGTGGCGGTGACGGCGGTGCTGGCGGTGGTGGAACCCTACAGTTCGGGCCTGGGTGGGGGCGGTTTTTACCTGTTGCACCGGGGGGCTGACGGCTTTCAGACCATGGTGGACGCCCGCGAGCGTGCCCCCGCCGCGGCCCGGCGGGACATGTATCTGGATGCCGCCGGCGCGGTGATTCCCAAGGCCTCCATCGACGGGCCGCTGGCGGCGGCCATTCCCGGCATTCCGGCTGCCCTGGTGCACCTGGCCGGGCGCTACGGCCGTTTGAGTCTGCAACAAAGCCTGGCCCCGGCCATCCGCCTCGCCCGCGCGGGCTTTGCCGTGGATGAGCGCTACCGCCGCCTGGCGCGCTTTCGGCTGGGGGCCCTCAAGGCCTCTCCCGCCGCTGCGGCCGTGTTTCTGGTGGAGGGCAAGGTGCCCGAGGTGGGCACGGTGATCCGCCAGGGCGATCTGGCGGAAACGCTCACCCGGCTGGCGGAACAGGGCGCCGCCGGCTTTTACCGGGGGGCGGTGGCGCGCAAGCTGGTGGACGGCGTGCGCGCCGCCGGCGGGCTGTGGTCTTTGGCAGATCTGGCGGCCTACCGGGTGGTGGAGCGCGAGCCGG
Proteins encoded in this region:
- a CDS encoding YfhL family 4Fe-4S dicluster ferredoxin, whose amino-acid sequence is MALMITEECINCDVCEPECPNEAISQGEEYYVINPDLCTECVGHFDTPQCVEVCPVDCIPKDPARQESEAELREKYRRLVSGG
- a CDS encoding gamma-glutamyltransferase; amino-acid sequence: MRRPLVILVFLMAVFPAAAAPRVPAAAVASAHPLATEAGHEILAAGGNAFDAAVAVTAVLAVVEPYSSGLGGGGFYLLHRGADGFQTMVDARERAPAAARRDMYLDAAGAVIPKASIDGPLAAAIPGIPAALVHLAGRYGRLSLQQSLAPAIRLARAGFAVDERYRRLARFRLGALKASPAAAAVFLVEGKVPEVGTVIRQGDLAETLTRLAEQGAAGFYRGAVARKLVDGVRAAGGLWSLADLAAYRVVEREPVRGQYRGLNIISAAPPSSGGVALVTMLNILAGYDLTALDSVTRKHLIIEAMRRAYRDRAEYLGDPDFVTVPVA